A DNA window from Hordeum vulgare subsp. vulgare chromosome 1H, MorexV3_pseudomolecules_assembly, whole genome shotgun sequence contains the following coding sequences:
- the LOC123440378 gene encoding 26S proteasome non-ATPase regulatory subunit 14 homolog, translated as MERLQRIFSGATGMGQPGTDSPLLDSSEQVYISSLALLKMLKHGRAGVPMEVMGLMLGEFVDDYTVRVVDVFAMPQSGTGVSVEAVDHVFQTNMLDMLKQTGRPEMVVGWYHSHPGFGCWLSGVDINTQQSFEALNPRAVAVVIDPIQSVKGKVVIDAFRLINPQTMMLGQEPRQTTSNVGHLNKPSIQALIHGLNRHYYSIAINYRKNELEEKMLLNLHKKKWTDGLIIKKFDTHSKTNEETVQEMLSLAIKYNKAVQEEDELPPEKLAIANVGRQDAKKHLEEHVSNLMSSNIVQTLGTMLDTVVF; from the exons ATGGAGCGGCTCCAGAGAATCTTCAGCGGCGCGACCGGGATGGGGCAGCCGGGGACCGACTCGCCGCTGCTCGACTCCTCCGAGCAGGTCTACATCTCCTCCCTCGCCCTCCTCAAGATGCTCAAGCACG GGAGGGCCGGCGTGCCCATGGAGGTGATGGGCCTGATGCTGGGCGAGTTCGTCGACGACTACACGGTCAGGGTGGTGGATGTCTTCGCCATGCCGCAGAGCGGGACCGGGGTCAGCGTCGAGGCCGTCGACCACGTCTTCCAGACCAACATGCTCGACATGCTCAAGCAGACCGGAAG ACCTGAAATGGTGGTAGGCTGGTACCACTCGCATCCTGGATTTGGTTGCTGGCTTTCAGGAGTTGACATCAATACTCAGCAG AGTTTTGAAGCGTTAAACCCCAGGGCAGTTGCTGTTGTGATAGATCCCATCCAGAGTGTCAAGGGGAAAGTGGTCATTGATGCATTCCGTCTCATTAACCCTCAGACCATGATGCTTGGCCAGGAGCCACGGCAGACAACATCGAATGTTGGGCACCTAAACAAACCATCTATTCAG GCACTTATTCATGGGCTGAACAGGCACTACTACTCTATTGCAATCAACTACCGGAAAAATGAGCTTGAGGAGAAGATGTTGCTGAACTTGCACAAAAAGAAATGGACAGATGGGTTGATTATAAAGAAATTCGACACCCACTCAAAGACCAACGAGGAGACTGTTCAG GAAATGCTTAGTCTGGCCATCAAATATAACAAGGCAGTGCAAGAGGAGGATGAACTGCCGCCTGAGAAACTGGCAATAGCAAATGTCGGGCGGCAGGATGCAAAGAAGCACTTGGAGGAGCATGTCTCGAATTTGATGTCATCGAACATAGTCCAGACCCTAGGGACCATGCTCGACACAGTGGTCTTTTAG